Below is a genomic region from Rosa chinensis cultivar Old Blush chromosome 5, RchiOBHm-V2, whole genome shotgun sequence.
GTTAAGGCTAAGTTTCATCGAGTAGCCATGGAAGTATTTTACATTCTCCAGTGCTCCTAGACTCACACAAGCAGGCAAGATATTGATGACTGTAATGAAATCAACTCTGACTCCATCACATTTCATCTCTGAAAAGAGAGTAAGAGCCTCGAGAGACTGATCATGAGTCACATATCCTTTGATCATTGCACTCCACGAAACCACAGTCTTGTCTGTCACCAGGTCAAAAACCTTTCTTGCATAACTGAGACGATTGCATTCACAGTACATGTCAATAAGAGAATTATGAACCGACACTTGATAATCCGAACCATTTCTTATCACATGAGCATGCATTTGTCTCCCCAACTCAGTAGCTCTTAACCTTGCAATCGAAGAAATTGCAGGGATTGCAGTAAACAAATCGGCTCCAACCCCTGATCTTCCCATGAACCTCAACAGCTCCAGTGATTCCTTAGGTTTCCCATTTCGCGAATAGCCCGATATCATTATATTCCAAACAACACAATCCCTCTcaggcatttcatcaaacaccaaCTCCGCACTGTCCAACTCACCCAACTTGGCATACATAGACAACAATGCAGTATTCACAGACAAATCCCCACACAAATTGGTCACAACAGCCACACAATGCACAGCCCTTCCCGCCTTCAACGAGTTCAAATCCACACTCAACCTCAACCAGTTAACCACAGTAACCGAATCAAATCTATAAAgaggcatttcatcaaacaccttaccttcattttcaaaatcaccataatttctatacatatcAATCAAAGCATAACCCAATATATGACACGAATCAAAACCCAGCTTCACCACATGCCCATGAACCCTGGCTCCAATTCGAGCATCCGAAAAGCGAGAACACGACCTCAGCACAGAAGGGTATGTATCCCCATCTGGGTACATACCCTTCATCACCATTTCATCGTAAACCAAAAGGGTGCTCTCGAATTCACCTGAATTTGACAAGGTTCTCAAGATTGGGGTGTAATGGAGCGGAGTCGGGTCGGCGATGGAGTTGAGGACTTGGCGGGAGAGAGAGGGGAGGCCGAGGTCGGCATAGCGGTGGATGAGTTGGGAGGAGAGATATGGGTCTTGGTGGAGGCCGTGAAGGATGTACCTTGCGTGGAGTTGGTGGAGGGTTTTGGGTTGTGTGCAGAGGTTTAAGAGAGATGGGAGTGTGCTCAAGGCTCGTCTGGTTTTGGTGGCGGGAAAGTGTAGGGATTTGAGAAGCATGTTAGGCAGAAATGCGGTGAGGCCGAATCAACATTTTTTGGTCACGAAAAGATTGATGCTTCAGAATTGAACGAACTTATGGAATTGTGGTTTTAACTGCAAAAATCTTAGAAAAACAATTTAGGAATGTGGCCAATCGAAAaactgaagagaaaaaaaatatataaattttcaatatacaacttttataCTTTATTACATTTTAATATTCGAGTAATACTGTAAGACTTTTAACGATTATTAGTTATTTTGTCAttctattttttgttgttgcttgTGGTTCCCACCTTCACGAAAAAATTTAGAGTGCGGTCGCCGTGAATGTGGCACGGTGTACCAGCCAATAAAAATCTTCTAAAATCTAATGTCATGTCGTCCTTATGCGTGTATTGAAGAAACTGCTCCACCTCCACAGCTATTTTCTTTCCACCACCTACAATCAACGCTATTGTCTTGCTTATGAGTTATTTGATATCTTTTTTAGGGCGTCGTCATCGTTTAGTAGATCTAATTGCACAGAGTGTTAGTTATCGTTGATGcaaattttcataaaatatGATTCTTCCAAAGACAAAGTAAATTTCGAAGTTTACTAGGTAATAAGCCCTTTAAAAATATTTTGTGTGTCAGGATTAACCCattgaaaaagatttttttttttaaataataattgaaaataaaaagaaaatgaagatttGGTTGttggaaaggaagaagaagaagaataataataataatgacgAAAGAAGGGAATGTGATACTAAACGGAGTTCCTCCGTCAAGTGTGGAGTTGCTCTATCCCTCTCGGAAAAGCTAAGAATAATAAGAAAGATGAGACAGATTGGAGTTTGTCTCAGCCCCAAGTAATCTCTCTTCcctctctctatttctctccATTCCCACTACCAATCCACTCCCACAATCCTCACTTCCCAATTCATTTCCCAGGTAATCCCAGATCTCCCTTCTTTTCTGCAACAATCCTTCTCGTCTTTCCTGTATTTTTAGCTTCCAATTTGATTTCTTCACAGAACCCATCAGGGGTTTGGTCTCTGACAATGTAGGAACGTTAAAGATCGAAGCTTTTTATCTTTTGGTTGTGTGGGAAACAGAGAAAAACTAAAACCCTTTAGCTAATTCAGCTCTGTGTAGCACTTTAGATTACTCAGCAACCCAATTGCTTTGGTTGGTATGGTTTAGGTTTTCACAATGTTTTCATTTCTGTAATTGATTTGAAAGCTTGCACTATCCAATTGATAATTTTCAAGCTTTACTGGTAACTAAGCCAACTACAAGTGATGAATTTGAAGGGTTGTCTACTTGTCATTAGAAAATTGGATACTTGAACATATATCAACATAGAACAAAAGACGATAATTTGCAGCCCATTATTTCCTGAGAGTTAAACTTGGTACAGTATGGTGTACGTTTTTGCATTGTATACTGCTTATTATGAATTATAAAGATTTTCAT
It encodes:
- the LOC112165732 gene encoding pentatricopeptide repeat-containing protein At1g08070, chloroplastic; translated protein: MLLKSLHFPATKTRRALSTLPSLLNLCTQPKTLHQLHARYILHGLHQDPYLSSQLIHRYADLGLPSLSRQVLNSIADPTPLHYTPILRTLSNSGEFESTLLVYDEMVMKGMYPDGDTYPSVLRSCSRFSDARIGARVHGHVVKLGFDSCHILGYALIDMYRNYGDFENEGKVFDEMPLYRFDSVTVVNWLRLSVDLNSLKAGRAVHCVAVVTNLCGDLSVNTALLSMYAKLGELDSAELVFDEMPERDCVVWNIMISGYSRNGKPKESLELLRFMGRSGVGADLFTAIPAISSIARLRATELGRQMHAHVIRNGSDYQVSVHNSLIDMYCECNRLSYARKVFDLVTDKTVVSWSAMIKGYVTHDQSLEALTLFSEMKCDGVRVDFITVINILPACVSLGALENVKYFHGYSMKLSLNSLSSVNTAFLVSYAKCGCIEMARKLFDEENINEKDVITWNSMIGAYAKHGDWYGSFELYNQMKELSIKPDQVTFLGLLTACVNAGLVQEGKNCFKEMIDIYGYKPSQEHYGCMADLLGRAGQVNEASELIKSMPLKPDARVWGPLLSACKLHSDTGVADFAAEKLITIEPNNAGNLILLANIKAAAGKWDEVAKIRRSLRDMGLKKTPGCSWVEINGRRHEFRVADQSHPRSDGIYAMLRNLELESKEANIHINV